Proteins from a single region of Geovibrio ferrireducens:
- a CDS encoding CNNM domain-containing protein, whose translation MLALLTYVTVALGLSFICSVMEAVLLSMTPVYAIQLEQKNPKAGKIYQKLKKDIEIPLAAILSLNTIAHTIGAAGAGAQATKIFGDAYLGVISVILTLLILILSEILPKTLGAVFWKQTAVPMLPVLRFTMFTMKPLVFLSNLMTKVLPKSKESNVINHDEFLILTQQGIKGGVFSEQESLILTNLFMLRKLTVKHIMTPRTVMFALREDTTVGEVLERHPEMVFSRIPVYKTALDDITGFVLRSDILLYAVRDMKNTPLSEFRRPISAVPESISISRHFTGLIKDRAHISLVIDEYGGTAGIVTLEDVIETLIGIEIVDEHDKVKDLQNLARQQWSNRIRKMGLNPADYDFDR comes from the coding sequence ATGCTAGCCCTCTTAACCTACGTTACTGTGGCCCTCGGCCTCTCCTTCATCTGCTCCGTTATGGAAGCAGTTCTACTCAGCATGACTCCGGTTTACGCCATTCAGCTCGAACAGAAAAATCCGAAAGCCGGGAAAATATACCAGAAACTCAAAAAAGACATTGAAATCCCTCTGGCCGCCATACTCAGCCTTAACACAATAGCACACACCATAGGTGCGGCAGGAGCAGGCGCACAGGCGACCAAAATATTCGGTGATGCATATCTGGGAGTAATCTCAGTCATACTCACCCTGCTTATACTCATACTCTCTGAAATTCTTCCCAAGACCCTCGGTGCGGTCTTCTGGAAACAGACAGCAGTTCCCATGCTGCCTGTGCTGAGGTTCACCATGTTCACCATGAAGCCTCTGGTCTTTCTCTCCAACCTGATGACAAAGGTTCTGCCGAAGAGCAAAGAGTCCAACGTTATCAATCATGATGAATTCCTGATTCTCACCCAGCAGGGGATCAAAGGCGGCGTGTTCAGCGAACAGGAATCACTGATACTCACCAACCTCTTCATGCTGAGAAAGCTCACGGTAAAGCACATAATGACCCCCAGAACAGTCATGTTCGCCCTCAGGGAGGACACAACAGTAGGAGAGGTACTGGAAAGACACCCGGAGATGGTTTTTTCTCGCATACCCGTTTATAAAACCGCCCTTGACGACATAACCGGCTTCGTTCTGCGGAGTGACATTCTGCTTTACGCTGTCAGAGACATGAAGAACACCCCCCTTTCCGAATTCAGACGCCCGATAAGTGCCGTGCCGGAATCAATATCCATAAGCAGGCACTTCACAGGACTGATAAAAGACAGAGCCCATATATCCCTCGTTATTGACGAATACGGCGGAACAGCAGGCATAGTGACCCTTGAGGATGTCATAGAAACCCTCATCGGAATCGAAATCGTTGACGAACATGATAAAGTGAAAGACCTCCAAAACCTCGCCAGACAGCAGTGGAGCAACCGAATCCGCAAGATGGGACTCAACCCCGCTGACTATGACTTTGACAGATAA
- the extO gene encoding selenite/tellurite reduction operon b-type cytochrome iron-sulfur cluster-binding subunit ExtO: protein MKRFLPILCISLFLLTSSAYGEQIDTKGKACTDCHKVKLTDAHKNASCTSCHIKNDTHYAKAAEFRTGAQGCLTCHAGYKNMLTSPMHKRDAEQKFVHESYGKKDPAFYAKNCSSCHVTSCTDCHKGKSVHETVKPKTDACTTCHSGYYTGNEYTGLGVRDDHERYGRGIEHNDELYAKMLPDVHHEKGMQCSACHSMKSLAEGKPFSKTCTDCHKVNKNSSVEHSIPEHMEKMECWTCHSAWASQEYGTFWIRFRNTEYDDYFRWVKTPNNEYAKSSHTKDYTPPPIGINSRGKYSPIRPQYTAFFTYVVGDGAKGKENEMLANNYKALFPHTVRREVVMCESCHKNNKRLMRETEEERIFDLKKDGLEIESFHNKEDFKVTNGRFINDEEYKRITDDDPLYKRLSIKKWKQLKDSVLRKGIRKE from the coding sequence ATGAAAAGATTCTTGCCGATTCTGTGCATAAGCCTCTTCTTGCTGACTAGCTCAGCATACGGCGAACAGATAGACACCAAAGGCAAAGCCTGCACGGACTGCCACAAGGTTAAGCTTACGGATGCGCATAAGAATGCCTCATGCACATCATGCCATATAAAAAACGACACCCACTACGCAAAAGCAGCAGAGTTCCGCACGGGCGCGCAGGGCTGCCTCACCTGCCATGCGGGTTATAAAAACATGCTGACGAGCCCCATGCACAAGCGTGACGCGGAGCAAAAGTTTGTCCATGAATCATACGGCAAAAAAGACCCTGCGTTCTACGCCAAAAACTGCTCATCCTGCCATGTGACCTCCTGCACTGACTGCCACAAGGGCAAGAGCGTCCACGAGACTGTTAAACCGAAAACCGATGCATGCACAACATGCCACAGCGGATACTACACCGGGAACGAATACACGGGACTAGGTGTGCGGGACGACCACGAACGCTACGGCAGAGGCATTGAGCACAACGATGAACTCTACGCAAAAATGCTCCCCGATGTGCACCATGAAAAAGGGATGCAGTGCTCAGCATGTCACTCCATGAAGAGTCTGGCGGAAGGGAAGCCCTTCTCCAAAACCTGCACGGACTGCCACAAGGTAAACAAAAACTCATCCGTAGAACACTCAATCCCTGAGCATATGGAAAAGATGGAATGCTGGACATGCCACTCTGCGTGGGCTTCGCAGGAATACGGCACATTCTGGATACGCTTCCGGAACACCGAATATGACGACTACTTCCGCTGGGTGAAAACACCCAATAACGAATATGCCAAAAGCAGCCACACCAAAGACTACACCCCGCCGCCCATCGGCATAAACTCACGGGGTAAATACTCGCCCATACGGCCTCAGTACACAGCGTTCTTCACCTATGTGGTCGGTGACGGAGCCAAAGGGAAAGAGAACGAAATGCTGGCGAATAATTACAAGGCTCTTTTCCCTCATACTGTGAGGCGTGAGGTTGTAATGTGCGAAAGCTGCCACAAAAACAATAAGCGCCTTATGCGTGAAACAGAGGAAGAGCGGATCTTCGATCTTAAAAAAGACGGGCTTGAGATCGAAAGCTTCCATAACAAAGAGGACTTCAAGGTTACAAACGGCCGCTTTATAAATGATGAGGAGTATAAAAGGATCACAGACGATGACCCGCTCTATAAGAGGCTTTCAATAAAGAAATGGAAGCAACTCAAGGATTCGGTACTGAGAAAAGGTATCAGGAAAGAATGA
- a CDS encoding PAS domain-containing sensor histidine kinase, translating into MKSFRLIAEISEKPLFLLDGDGIVHGFNRKAAELYSLCEENTGNVKICSLCRNTAEECSFSNLFSGGYRKKITHGAVHMFAADSSARVILELYPFAEDDEQDRGMIICSVRQPDEEVPLAERAEKVPFVLNSLSAMVYVIDPDNFTLLYINSYAIDVLGFSGGWRGEKCWKVIHGRDERCSHCAMEAEAADKVSSEEVLNGRCGRWYLETGRLIPWDSGRNARLVIAHDIDERKKLELLREDVERIMRHDLKTPLNSIYLLGQTLEASAESEETRFLASKVIESCFQLNAMINLSQVLYRLERGDYTVAKRGMLLNELLGRVCSHLEGLTVSYRVSIERIFSGSISGVFLIHADDLLIYSCLSNLVKNAVEASPEGGIVTIECEKCGEQDIISVSNEGDVPQEIVDRFFEKYVTMGKAAGTGLGTYSAKLLSEAHGGSISMETGTGFTRVTVSLPAF; encoded by the coding sequence ATGAAAAGCTTTAGACTGATTGCGGAAATATCCGAAAAACCGCTTTTTCTGCTTGACGGAGACGGAATTGTCCACGGCTTTAACAGGAAAGCAGCGGAGCTTTACTCTCTGTGCGAGGAGAATACGGGAAACGTGAAGATATGCTCCCTCTGCCGGAATACGGCTGAGGAGTGTTCGTTTTCTAATCTTTTCTCCGGCGGTTACAGAAAAAAAATTACCCACGGCGCTGTGCATATGTTTGCAGCGGACAGTTCCGCCAGAGTTATTCTGGAGCTGTATCCGTTTGCGGAGGATGATGAACAGGACCGGGGAATGATTATCTGCTCCGTAAGGCAGCCGGATGAGGAAGTGCCCCTGGCAGAAAGGGCAGAGAAGGTTCCTTTTGTCCTCAACAGCCTCTCCGCCATGGTCTATGTGATCGATCCCGATAATTTCACACTCCTTTACATAAACAGCTACGCTATCGATGTTCTGGGTTTCAGTGGCGGCTGGCGCGGTGAAAAATGCTGGAAGGTAATCCACGGGCGGGATGAAAGGTGCAGCCACTGTGCTATGGAGGCGGAAGCCGCTGACAAAGTCTCCTCTGAGGAAGTTCTCAACGGGCGCTGCGGAAGATGGTATCTGGAAACAGGAAGGCTTATCCCTTGGGACAGCGGACGGAATGCGCGCCTTGTTATAGCCCATGATATAGACGAAAGGAAAAAGCTTGAGCTGCTCCGCGAGGATGTGGAGCGGATTATGCGCCATGATCTGAAAACCCCTCTTAATTCAATCTATCTCCTCGGACAGACTCTTGAAGCTTCGGCAGAATCAGAGGAAACCCGTTTTCTTGCATCAAAAGTTATAGAATCATGCTTTCAGCTTAATGCGATGATAAACCTTTCGCAGGTGCTTTACCGCCTTGAAAGGGGGGATTACACCGTAGCCAAGCGCGGGATGCTGCTGAATGAGCTTCTGGGCAGGGTCTGCTCGCACCTTGAAGGGCTTACCGTGTCCTACAGGGTGAGCATAGAGAGGATCTTTTCCGGCAGCATCTCAGGCGTGTTTCTTATTCATGCGGATGATCTGCTTATTTACTCATGCCTGTCCAACCTTGTGAAAAATGCAGTGGAAGCCTCCCCTGAAGGTGGAATTGTAACCATAGAGTGCGAAAAATGCGGTGAGCAGGACATAATTTCAGTCAGCAATGAGGGGGATGTTCCGCAGGAGATTGTGGACAGGTTCTTCGAGAAGTATGTGACAATGGGGAAAGCCGCCGGAACCGGATTAGGTACATACTCCGCCAAGCTGCTTTCTGAGGCGCACGGCGGCAGCATATCAATGGAAACAGGCACTGGCTTCACCCGTGTAACGGTGAGTCTGCCTGCATTTTAG
- a CDS encoding YitT family protein, with translation MQQNQLKGPLYVVPKKSFILRFIYNQFLIILGSVLAAFGYVVFQVPFQIAAGGVSGLAIIINEYTGLTVGMLYLILNIPLLVLGYYQLGGLKFLLSTINSVVVFSLASDVFVRILPLYMKVYPISQDLLLNCIYAGVSVGLGAGIIYRAGGSMGGTSIPARILQKHTGFPLSQSFLYTDIIVIVLAGFVFSWEKSMLALLTLLLCGMASDFVLEGVSQVRIAWIITDNPKVMSRTLMTELQRGVSMWQMTGAYSDTERTMLYCTVRRSQVSDLKFLVSSIDPKAFLVIGTAQQAWGGTGFTNLKSPSGR, from the coding sequence ATGCAGCAGAATCAGCTTAAGGGGCCTCTTTATGTGGTTCCTAAAAAAAGTTTTATTTTAAGATTTATCTACAACCAGTTTCTGATAATCCTTGGCAGTGTGCTTGCTGCTTTCGGTTACGTGGTGTTTCAGGTTCCGTTTCAGATTGCGGCGGGCGGCGTAAGCGGTCTTGCGATTATAATCAATGAATACACAGGGCTCACAGTGGGGATGCTGTATCTCATTCTTAACATACCGCTGCTTGTTCTCGGTTATTATCAGCTCGGCGGGCTGAAATTTCTTCTCTCAACCATAAACTCGGTTGTTGTTTTTTCACTGGCCTCTGATGTTTTCGTGCGCATTCTTCCCCTTTATATGAAGGTTTATCCCATCTCTCAGGATCTGCTTCTCAACTGTATATATGCAGGCGTTTCAGTGGGGCTTGGAGCAGGGATAATTTACCGCGCCGGGGGGAGCATGGGCGGAACAAGCATTCCCGCGCGCATCCTCCAGAAGCATACGGGTTTTCCTCTCAGTCAGTCTTTTCTCTACACGGATATAATAGTCATAGTTCTTGCCGGGTTCGTTTTCAGCTGGGAGAAATCCATGCTCGCCCTGCTGACCCTTCTGCTCTGCGGCATGGCATCCGACTTTGTGCTTGAGGGTGTTAGTCAGGTGCGTATAGCCTGGATCATTACTGACAATCCGAAGGTGATGAGCCGCACTCTTATGACTGAGCTTCAGCGAGGGGTGAGCATGTGGCAGATGACCGGCGCTTATTCCGATACCGAGCGCACCATGCTTTACTGTACAGTGAGGCGCTCGCAGGTTTCTGACCTTAAGTTTCTTGTGTCGTCCATTGATCCCAAGGCTTTTCTGGTTATAGGCACGGCTCAGCAGGCATGGGGAGGCACAGGCTTCACGAACCTGAAATCACCGTCCGGCAGGTAA
- a CDS encoding response regulator: MNNKTILYAEDDIIIQKILGKFISKKYPDTLIASNGKDALSLFETNKVDAVVTDLSMPVMSGFELIRKIREHNTVTPIIVTTAYRDEAKQLNDAGVTILYKPIDTKELMKSLEAAFAC, translated from the coding sequence ATGAACAATAAAACCATTCTTTACGCAGAAGATGACATTATTATACAGAAAATACTGGGCAAATTTATCAGCAAGAAATACCCGGATACTCTCATTGCCAGCAACGGTAAGGATGCGCTCTCTCTCTTTGAGACGAACAAAGTGGACGCAGTGGTTACAGATCTTTCGATGCCGGTTATGAGCGGATTCGAGCTCATAAGAAAAATCAGGGAACACAACACTGTCACCCCGATTATAGTTACCACGGCGTACCGTGATGAGGCCAAACAGCTTAATGATGCCGGAGTGACAATACTTTACAAGCCAATTGATACCAAAGAGCTTATGAAAAGCCTTGAAGCGGCTTTCGCCTGCTGA
- a CDS encoding TetR/AcrR family transcriptional regulator: MHRIDRRQIVNKLIKDTVYDSVMEILHESGGEKLTMEEVAAKAGVSKGTLYNYFKNKEDLMDFVEQQTLEPIIEGLREIRTSKKTAAEKLKDTLRFVFEIYKTRKDYVRYQKEITTYKHNTEISRRIGEEHFSTIWAQGTLEGDFKNVDPLLFRAVTGGAIAAIMDTWVFDETDEPDIEKTIQGLERIYSEGFIEKSRD; encoded by the coding sequence ATGCACAGGATAGACAGAAGGCAGATTGTTAACAAACTGATTAAAGATACGGTTTACGACAGCGTTATGGAGATACTGCACGAATCAGGCGGTGAAAAGCTCACAATGGAAGAGGTTGCGGCAAAAGCCGGGGTGTCAAAGGGAACACTCTACAACTATTTCAAAAATAAAGAAGATCTCATGGATTTTGTGGAACAGCAGACTCTGGAGCCGATAATTGAAGGACTGAGGGAAATACGCACCAGTAAAAAGACCGCAGCGGAAAAGCTGAAAGACACGCTGAGATTCGTGTTTGAAATATACAAAACCCGCAAGGACTATGTCAGGTATCAGAAGGAAATCACCACCTACAAGCACAATACGGAGATTTCACGCCGGATAGGTGAAGAGCATTTCAGCACTATATGGGCGCAGGGCACGCTGGAAGGCGATTTTAAGAATGTCGATCCCCTGCTGTTCCGCGCTGTCACAGGTGGAGCCATCGCAGCCATAATGGATACATGGGTCTTTGATGAAACCGATGAGCCGGACATAGAGAAAACGATTCAGGGACTTGAAAGAATATACTCGGAAGGTTTCATTGAAAAAAGCCGTGACTAG
- a CDS encoding ATP-binding protein, whose protein sequence is MRNHQAFKLMTERDRTRLHGLAEDLPKRFLELLLNFNNDALSNEKVITAFAERDREKLSLLLEPYFEHLKGDFGNVRTVMHFLLTDGTSFYRAHDPEQFGDNLIDSRPMLRKALETGEMQSGFETGRYGLSLRVINPVYHNGSLIGAFDTAIDASFIATRLSSLTSYSASILINMQSSSHYQMKLTNKVSVNMFEIFNNSPELFEKIYGKLKSDKFPDLIEVDDRNFLLISDIAITEFNGEKTGEFLFVLDVTEETRWVKSYLYKSAAAAAVIVMLILFIIRKGFMEMIGGLEKKYARTILTLERKEAQCRGYIVNAPLAVFVTDSGLNLLETNPAAEHLTGYSGAEMMLMNFIALFHYETTETRNQVKQSLSETGRLSGMYTFRTKDGKRIQVHAEGASLTSHRMNIVFCRDVTEENALKVSLEKAYAKLEDMNRHLAAKVEEEVEKRQKTEKHLEMQKKFSDMGQMINAIAHQWRQPLNALGIYIQDTAERIRDNALTEQDLSEFESVSMLLISQMSDTIDNFRSFFLPSKEQEQFNVAEETAYLLRMISAQIASKNIDLKYTCECDGEKHNCMNDYSMPVCSSGYIAAFGYVGEFRQALMNVVSNAIYAVEEKCMEDKNYKGTISVELSCYNGIIKLTVKDNGTGIANETLSKVFDPYYTTKPQGRGTGIGLYVTKLLIEKHMGGKIRIYNNPEGGAGVEITLSQDIADEQ, encoded by the coding sequence GTGAGAAATCATCAGGCCTTCAAACTGATGACGGAAAGGGACAGGACAAGGCTGCACGGTCTGGCGGAAGATCTTCCTAAACGCTTTCTGGAACTGCTTTTAAATTTCAATAACGATGCTCTTTCCAACGAAAAAGTGATCACCGCCTTTGCAGAGAGGGACAGAGAAAAACTGTCGCTGCTCCTTGAGCCTTATTTCGAACACCTGAAAGGGGATTTCGGCAATGTCCGCACGGTAATGCACTTTCTGCTCACCGACGGCACATCCTTTTACCGGGCTCACGATCCGGAACAGTTCGGCGACAACCTCATTGACTCACGCCCTATGCTCAGGAAAGCACTGGAAACAGGGGAGATGCAGTCCGGTTTTGAAACAGGCAGATACGGCCTTTCTCTCAGGGTGATAAACCCGGTATATCATAACGGAAGCCTGATCGGCGCATTTGACACCGCGATTGATGCGAGCTTTATCGCCACAAGGCTCTCCAGCCTCACCTCATACTCGGCAAGCATTCTCATAAACATGCAGAGCTCATCACACTATCAGATGAAACTGACAAACAAAGTATCCGTTAATATGTTTGAAATTTTCAATAACTCACCTGAGCTTTTTGAAAAAATATACGGAAAGCTCAAGAGCGATAAATTCCCCGATCTTATTGAGGTTGATGACAGAAACTTCCTGCTTATAAGCGATATAGCCATAACGGAGTTCAACGGCGAAAAGACGGGGGAATTTCTCTTTGTTCTGGACGTTACGGAAGAAACAAGATGGGTCAAGTCCTACCTTTATAAAAGCGCTGCCGCGGCGGCTGTTATTGTCATGCTGATTCTGTTCATAATCAGAAAGGGGTTCATGGAGATGATAGGCGGGCTTGAAAAAAAATATGCCAGAACCATATTAACCCTTGAAAGAAAGGAAGCCCAATGCCGGGGTTACATAGTCAACGCCCCATTGGCGGTTTTTGTGACTGATTCCGGCCTTAATCTTCTGGAAACAAACCCTGCGGCGGAGCACCTGACGGGCTACAGTGGTGCCGAGATGATGCTGATGAACTTTATCGCCCTGTTTCATTATGAAACCACGGAAACAAGGAATCAGGTGAAGCAGTCACTGTCTGAGACGGGCAGGCTCAGCGGAATGTATACTTTCAGAACAAAAGACGGAAAACGCATTCAGGTGCACGCGGAAGGCGCCTCACTCACCAGCCATAGGATGAACATTGTCTTCTGCCGGGATGTTACGGAAGAAAACGCACTCAAAGTCAGCCTTGAAAAAGCATATGCCAAGCTTGAGGATATGAATCGCCACCTGGCCGCAAAGGTTGAGGAGGAGGTCGAGAAAAGGCAGAAAACCGAAAAGCACCTGGAAATGCAGAAGAAGTTTTCAGACATGGGGCAAATGATAAATGCCATAGCCCACCAGTGGCGTCAGCCGCTGAATGCTCTGGGGATATACATTCAGGACACGGCGGAGAGAATAAGGGATAATGCCCTTACAGAGCAGGATCTCAGCGAGTTTGAATCAGTGTCCATGCTGCTTATCTCACAGATGTCCGATACCATAGACAACTTCCGCTCCTTCTTCCTCCCCTCCAAGGAGCAGGAGCAGTTCAATGTTGCGGAGGAGACCGCATATCTCCTGCGGATGATAAGTGCCCAGATCGCCTCAAAAAACATAGACCTCAAATACACATGCGAATGTGACGGGGAAAAGCACAACTGCATGAACGACTACAGCATGCCGGTGTGCAGTTCCGGCTATATTGCGGCCTTCGGCTATGTGGGCGAATTCCGTCAGGCGCTTATGAATGTAGTGAGCAACGCCATTTACGCAGTGGAAGAAAAATGCATGGAGGATAAAAATTACAAAGGGACGATAAGTGTAGAATTATCCTGTTATAATGGTATCATTAAGTTAACGGTGAAGGATAACGGAACGGGAATTGCAAACGAAACATTGTCAAAAGTTTTCGATCCGTATTATACTACCAAACCTCAGGGCAGAGGGACAGGGATAGGACTGTATGTCACCAAGCTTCTCATCGAAAAGCACATGGGAGGCAAAATCCGTATCTACAACAACCCGGAGGGAGGGGCAGGAGTGGAGATTACACTTAGTCAGGATATTGCAGATGAACAATAA
- a CDS encoding NUDIX domain-containing protein, giving the protein MKEDLFPDEITITDCPESAYISLHRMSYTQKGINKNWDFIKVHDSVAVILADTLRSELILVRQFRPPVFLREKTGITYELCAGITDKDLSPEETVREEIQEETGYSVRTEDIERITSFFTAVSFAGSRQTLYYAEVDDSKRTGSGGGVGTERLEVIRLPFSEIHSFMMDESKPKTPGLLFGLIWFIQNKL; this is encoded by the coding sequence TTGAAGGAAGACCTCTTTCCCGATGAAATAACAATAACCGACTGTCCGGAATCCGCCTACATAAGCCTCCACAGAATGAGCTACACCCAGAAGGGAATAAACAAAAACTGGGATTTTATCAAAGTGCATGACAGCGTTGCGGTTATTCTGGCGGACACCCTGCGCAGCGAGCTTATTCTCGTCCGCCAGTTCCGCCCGCCGGTTTTCCTGCGTGAAAAAACCGGAATAACCTACGAGCTCTGCGCCGGAATCACCGACAAAGACCTGTCCCCGGAAGAAACAGTCCGCGAAGAGATTCAGGAGGAGACAGGCTACTCTGTGCGGACAGAGGATATTGAAAGGATAACATCCTTCTTCACCGCAGTGAGCTTTGCCGGAAGCAGGCAGACGCTTTATTATGCCGAAGTTGATGATTCAAAAAGAACAGGCTCAGGCGGCGGTGTCGGCACGGAAAGGCTTGAGGTAATCAGGCTGCCGTTCAGCGAAATACATTCTTTTATGATGGATGAATCAAAGCCGAAAACACCGGGGCTTCTCTTCGGGCTGATATGGTTTATACAGAATAAGCTCTAA
- the speA gene encoding biosynthetic arginine decarboxylase, which yields MWRNPELIKNWTISNAEELYGINKWGADYFSINKKGHVVVTPFGKENGPQISLHEVVKEVEDRGLAMPVILRIENILGSQIKLLHNTFRDVIKATGYQNEYKGVFPIKVNQQEQVIEAIAEFGKDFNHGLEAGSKPELIAAISMLQNRDACLICNGYKDEEFIDLGLYAVKMGFKCFFVIEVPGELELILERAKKLKVRPYLGVRIKLSTHAEGQWSESSGDSSVFGLNISQVIDVIDRLKQSDMLDCLQLLHYHIGSQIPNIRDIRAGAFEACRIYQELVNEGAKMGYIDFGGGLAVDYDGSNTNYHSSRNYSVEEYCYDIVESIIAVLDKQNIPHPVIITESGRVTVAYYSVLLFNILDVSSFHPSPLPKDIKDNQSELIQNLLSTYDMISPKAIQECCNDALYYRNQARQLFKHGQTNLRDRALAENLVRHILIKISKVGAELKHVPKDVQDIDRLLYDIYYGNFSLFQSLPDVWAINQIFPVMPIHRLSEAPTHPAIISDITCDCDGKIDNFPDYSHDKNALMLHELKDGEEYYLGVFLVGAYQETLGDLHNLFGDTNVATIHVNDDGSYQVIKELEGDSVADVLSYVEYDVKAIKKSLKQLAEDSINKGFITPKERKQILEGFEEGLRGYTYFERE from the coding sequence ATGTGGCGAAATCCTGAGCTGATCAAGAACTGGACTATTTCAAATGCCGAGGAACTGTACGGCATAAACAAGTGGGGCGCTGACTATTTCTCCATTAACAAAAAAGGGCATGTGGTTGTCACCCCTTTCGGCAAGGAGAACGGGCCGCAGATAAGCCTGCACGAAGTTGTGAAAGAGGTGGAGGACAGAGGCCTTGCCATGCCTGTTATCCTCCGCATTGAGAATATTCTCGGTTCGCAGATAAAGCTTCTGCACAACACTTTCAGGGACGTTATAAAGGCCACCGGCTATCAGAACGAGTACAAAGGGGTTTTCCCCATCAAGGTAAACCAGCAGGAGCAGGTGATTGAAGCCATCGCCGAATTCGGCAAGGATTTCAACCACGGTCTTGAGGCGGGCAGCAAGCCTGAGCTCATCGCCGCCATATCCATGCTGCAGAACAGGGACGCATGCCTTATCTGCAACGGGTACAAGGATGAGGAATTCATAGACCTCGGCCTGTATGCCGTGAAAATGGGCTTCAAATGCTTCTTCGTTATAGAAGTTCCCGGCGAGCTTGAACTGATCCTCGAAAGAGCTAAAAAGCTCAAGGTACGCCCTTATCTTGGCGTGCGCATAAAGCTCTCCACACATGCGGAAGGCCAGTGGAGCGAATCCAGCGGGGATTCCAGCGTTTTCGGGCTGAACATCAGTCAGGTGATAGATGTTATTGACAGGCTCAAACAGTCCGACATGCTGGACTGCCTCCAACTGCTCCACTATCACATCGGCTCTCAGATCCCCAACATCCGCGACATCCGCGCGGGTGCGTTTGAAGCATGCCGCATCTATCAGGAGCTGGTTAACGAAGGCGCAAAGATGGGTTATATCGACTTCGGCGGGGGTCTCGCCGTGGATTATGACGGCTCAAACACCAACTATCACTCAAGCCGCAACTACTCTGTTGAGGAATACTGCTACGACATAGTGGAATCCATCATAGCGGTGCTGGACAAGCAGAACATCCCCCACCCTGTCATCATCACCGAATCCGGCAGGGTGACTGTTGCCTACTACTCCGTTCTGCTGTTTAACATACTGGATGTATCATCCTTCCACCCCAGCCCGCTGCCGAAGGATATTAAGGATAACCAGAGCGAACTGATCCAGAACCTGCTCAGCACATACGACATGATCTCCCCCAAGGCGATACAGGAGTGCTGCAACGATGCGCTGTACTACCGCAACCAGGCAAGGCAGCTTTTCAAGCACGGGCAGACAAACCTGCGTGACCGCGCACTGGCGGAGAACCTTGTGCGGCATATACTGATAAAAATCTCCAAGGTAGGCGCGGAGCTTAAGCATGTCCCGAAAGATGTGCAGGATATAGACAGGCTGCTTTATGATATATATTACGGAAACTTCAGCCTGTTCCAGTCGCTGCCGGATGTCTGGGCTATAAACCAGATTTTCCCCGTTATGCCCATACACAGGCTCAGCGAAGCACCGACGCATCCGGCAATTATCTCCGACATAACCTGCGACTGTGACGGAAAGATAGACAACTTCCCCGACTACTCGCACGATAAAAACGCGCTGATGCTCCACGAACTTAAGGACGGCGAGGAATACTACCTCGGCGTATTCCTTGTGGGTGCATATCAGGAGACACTGGGCGACCTGCACAACCTCTTCGGCGATACCAACGTAGCTACGATCCATGTGAACGATGACGGCAGCTACCAGGTCATTAAAGAACTGGAGGGTGACTCCGTTGCGGATGTTCTCTCATACGTTGAGTATGACGTGAAGGCCATTAAGAAAAGCCTCAAGCAGCTTGCCGAGGACTCCATAAACAAAGGCTTCATAACCCCCAAGGAACGCAAGCAGATCCTCGAAGGCTTCGAGGAGGGCTTGAGAGGCTACACTTACTTCGAAAGGGAATAA